In Nymphalis io chromosome 11, ilAglIoxx1.1, whole genome shotgun sequence, one genomic interval encodes:
- the LOC126772021 gene encoding protein quick-to-court isoform X2 has product MNKNYGRRLAEFQDEHYCAGNVTGNFRRSSSLRLRGEKMVQRSPLTTRKYIPIITENTHQKQRSDGSRLPEPSHRPRSQSFNSNIQNKPKKSCLKIQEPCIDRNLSMTDSAQTPPGSPEDLPDDESLHSYGSAATAASIDAGYAPFNGTTFSGRSMRYVLHCSSHAGLAGEEYLTPTQRAQKQIRRLKNLLSQAKKDLEKKDSEIFQLTKEVVELRLYKASIFSPDEKSNSSEIVTVRENHGEASIEEDSIKCKESHRSFDIIDSPLFKGQTPTRCRNEMQGSFTDSGHFDDLTNSSLHSKESVHMLTHDASCMTEISDSDEERRNLIAYYDKKIEDVMRAHVGETQEMKKAHNDKVEALLQKLADVNTRYCELLPNYEQAKERIHVLEKQLEEASKQLQDEESRHRSIYLQMYDKGREAAKYELDKESEPEPSTSQLNRVSVEELLEQLQITQTELENVRAMYRRIVESQKGTKMNVDPEVTLQFLKSAIYYFLTDPENHQGHLNAIENILGFTEAEKKNIRKARTT; this is encoded by the exons atgaataaaaattatggtAGAAGACTCGCCGAGTTTCAAGACGAACACTACTGCGCAGGAAATGTCACAGGAAATTTCCGTCGCTCTTCCTCACTGCGACTGCGCGGTGAAAAAATGGTGCAGCGATCGCCTTTAACAACTAGGAAATATATTCCAATAATCACGGAAAATACACACCAGAAACAACGAAGCGATGGCTCTCGTCTTCCAGAGCCAAGCCATCGCCCACGCAGTCAA TCATTTAATTCAAACATACAAAACAAACCAAAGAAATCCTGTTTGAAAATACAAGAGCCTTGCATAGACAGAAATCTGAGTATGACAGATTCTGCCCAAACCCCACCTGGATCTCCGGAAGATTTGCCTGATGATGAATCGTTGCACAGTTATGGGAGTGCAGCCACCGCTGCATCAATCGACGCTGGATATGCACCATTCAATGGTACAACTTTCAGTGGCAGGTCAATGCGATATGTTTTGCATTGTTCCTCTCATGCGGGCCTTGCAGGAGAGGAATATTTAACACCGACTCAACGAGCTCAAAAGCAAATTCGTCGCCTTAAAAACCTTTTAAGCCAAGCCAAGAAAGACTTAGAAAAGAAAGACAGTGAAATATTTCAGCTTACAAAAGAAGTTGTTGAGTTACGTCTATACAAAGCTTCAATATTCTCACCGGATGAAAAGTCAAACTCTAGTGAGATTGTTACAGTAAGGGAAAACCATGGCGAAGCATCTATTGAAGAAGACAGTATTAAGTGCAAGGAAAGTCATAGATCCTTTGATATTATTGACAGCCCTTTATTTAAAGGGCAAACACCAACTCGGTGTCGCAATGAAATGCAAGGATCTTTTACTGATTCAGGACATTTTGATGATCTCACAAATTCCTCCTTACATTCAAAGGAATCAGTTCATATGTTGACCCATGATGCATCATGCATGACAGAAATATCTGACAGTGATGAAGAACGCCGCAATTTGATAGCTTATTACGACAAGAAAATAGAAGATGTTATGAGAGCCCATGTGGGTGAGACGCAAGAAATGAAAAAAGCCCACAATGACAAAGTTGAGGCTTTACTTCAAAAACTAGCAGATGTTAATACACGGTACTGTGAATTGTTGCCAAACTATGAACAAGCTAAGGAAAGAATACATGTTTTGGAGAAGCAGCTGGAGGAAGCAAGCAAACAGTTACAAGATGAAGAAAGCCGACATCGTTCAATTTATTTGCAAATGTACGATAAGGGTAGAGAAGCTGCCAAATATGAGTTGGATAAG GAAAGTGAACCAGAACCCAGTACTAGCCAGTTGAACAGAGTTTCAGTTGAAGAGCTGTTGGAACAGTTGCAAATTACTCAGACTGAGCTTGAAAACGTCCGA GCAATGTATCGTCGCATTGTAGAGTCCCAGAAAGGCACCAAGATGAACGTAGACCCTGAGGTGACATTACAGTTTCTGAAATCGGCCATTTATTATTTCCTCACGGACCCGGAGAATCACCAAGGACATTTAAATGCTATAGAAAACATACTAGGGTTCACCGAAgctgaaaagaaaaatatacgcAAAGCAAGAACGACGTAG
- the LOC126772021 gene encoding protein quick-to-court isoform X1 yields MNKNYGRRLAEFQDEHYCAGNVTGNFRRSSSLRLRGEKMVQRSPLTTRKYIPIITENTHQKQRSDGSRLPEPSHRPRSQSFNSNIQNKPKKSCLKIQEPCIDRNLSMTDSAQTPPGSPEDLPDDESLHSYGSAATAASIDAGYAPFNGTTFSGRSMRYVLHCSSHAGLAGEEYLTPTQRAQKQIRRLKNLLSQAKKDLEKKDSEIFQLTKEVVELRLYKASIFSPDEKSNSSEIVTVRENHGEASIEEDSIKCKESHRSFDIIDSPLFKGQTPTRCRNEMQGSFTDSGHFDDLTNSSLHSKESVHMLTHDASCMTEISDSDEERRNLIAYYDKKIEDVMRAHVGETQEMKKAHNDKVEALLQKLADVNTRYCELLPNYEQAKERIHVLEKQLEEASKQLQDEESRHRSIYLQMYDKGREAAKYELDKESEPEPSTSQLNRVSVEELLEQLQITQTELENVRDTAFTEDRTTKSQVLLSAKEAVSLWVLGARKAMYRRIVESQKGTKMNVDPEVTLQFLKSAIYYFLTDPENHQGHLNAIENILGFTEAEKKNIRKARTT; encoded by the exons atgaataaaaattatggtAGAAGACTCGCCGAGTTTCAAGACGAACACTACTGCGCAGGAAATGTCACAGGAAATTTCCGTCGCTCTTCCTCACTGCGACTGCGCGGTGAAAAAATGGTGCAGCGATCGCCTTTAACAACTAGGAAATATATTCCAATAATCACGGAAAATACACACCAGAAACAACGAAGCGATGGCTCTCGTCTTCCAGAGCCAAGCCATCGCCCACGCAGTCAA TCATTTAATTCAAACATACAAAACAAACCAAAGAAATCCTGTTTGAAAATACAAGAGCCTTGCATAGACAGAAATCTGAGTATGACAGATTCTGCCCAAACCCCACCTGGATCTCCGGAAGATTTGCCTGATGATGAATCGTTGCACAGTTATGGGAGTGCAGCCACCGCTGCATCAATCGACGCTGGATATGCACCATTCAATGGTACAACTTTCAGTGGCAGGTCAATGCGATATGTTTTGCATTGTTCCTCTCATGCGGGCCTTGCAGGAGAGGAATATTTAACACCGACTCAACGAGCTCAAAAGCAAATTCGTCGCCTTAAAAACCTTTTAAGCCAAGCCAAGAAAGACTTAGAAAAGAAAGACAGTGAAATATTTCAGCTTACAAAAGAAGTTGTTGAGTTACGTCTATACAAAGCTTCAATATTCTCACCGGATGAAAAGTCAAACTCTAGTGAGATTGTTACAGTAAGGGAAAACCATGGCGAAGCATCTATTGAAGAAGACAGTATTAAGTGCAAGGAAAGTCATAGATCCTTTGATATTATTGACAGCCCTTTATTTAAAGGGCAAACACCAACTCGGTGTCGCAATGAAATGCAAGGATCTTTTACTGATTCAGGACATTTTGATGATCTCACAAATTCCTCCTTACATTCAAAGGAATCAGTTCATATGTTGACCCATGATGCATCATGCATGACAGAAATATCTGACAGTGATGAAGAACGCCGCAATTTGATAGCTTATTACGACAAGAAAATAGAAGATGTTATGAGAGCCCATGTGGGTGAGACGCAAGAAATGAAAAAAGCCCACAATGACAAAGTTGAGGCTTTACTTCAAAAACTAGCAGATGTTAATACACGGTACTGTGAATTGTTGCCAAACTATGAACAAGCTAAGGAAAGAATACATGTTTTGGAGAAGCAGCTGGAGGAAGCAAGCAAACAGTTACAAGATGAAGAAAGCCGACATCGTTCAATTTATTTGCAAATGTACGATAAGGGTAGAGAAGCTGCCAAATATGAGTTGGATAAG GAAAGTGAACCAGAACCCAGTACTAGCCAGTTGAACAGAGTTTCAGTTGAAGAGCTGTTGGAACAGTTGCAAATTACTCAGACTGAGCTTGAAAACGTCCGA GACACTGCATTCACAGAGGACAGAACGACAAAGTCACAAGTACTTCTAAGTGCAAAGGAGGCTGTTTCTTTATGGGTCCTAGGAGCTCGAAAG GCAATGTATCGTCGCATTGTAGAGTCCCAGAAAGGCACCAAGATGAACGTAGACCCTGAGGTGACATTACAGTTTCTGAAATCGGCCATTTATTATTTCCTCACGGACCCGGAGAATCACCAAGGACATTTAAATGCTATAGAAAACATACTAGGGTTCACCGAAgctgaaaagaaaaatatacgcAAAGCAAGAACGACGTAG